The Brachypodium distachyon strain Bd21 chromosome 4, Brachypodium_distachyon_v3.0, whole genome shotgun sequence nucleotide sequence GGCCCGAAAGTGCATGAAAGCATGTACCGAGGGACACGACCTTGGAAAATCGCCcgggacccaaaaaacgttggccatagcccacgaaaacggccaaaacggtgatttttctgcaccggcccgaaattgcacgaaaccgtgtaccgagGGTCACGAGAGCGGAAAATCCGCCCGCGACCCAAAAAACATGGGCTATGGCCTAGCAAAACGgtcaaaacggtgatttttctgcactGGCCCGAAACTGGATGAAACCGTGTATCGGTGGACACGAGCTCGGAAAATCGGCCCGgcacccaaaaaacgtgggtaTAGCCCgagaaaacggccaaaacggtatCTTTATTGGGGGCGCGGCTGGGTCACAGCGGAACCCTAAAAAACAaacccgccggcgccccccaAAGGGCCTTAAAAACGGCTCCGCCGGACGCCAACTGGGGGgcgcggctggagatgctctaagtgGGCCAGCGGCACGCACATATGGTTTTGTGGGCCAGCACTAACTGAAGCTCACCAAATAAACAAAACTTGGTAAGAGTCCCACCCCCGTCCCCTTTTCACtctcgtccgccgccgccgctccgcctcAATCTCCTCGcatcgcagccgccgccgccgctcccacaTTCTGCTCTCGGTGCTCCTTTTCGCTTCATAGATGGCGCAGCCCAGCgtgggaggcggaggcgggggaggccggGGCGCCGGAGGCGGGGTAGTTGCCGTCCTTCCGGTGAGAATCCTATCTCATTCCCACATATTCCTCCCTTTAGAGACCCGGAAATTCGCAGAGGGATCCGCGAGCAGTcaggaggggtgcggcagcagcacctgggaggcggcggggggcggCAGTAGCTCGGGATGATGACGAGGGCGGTGCAGTAGGTCTCCCGCTCCGTCCGCCTCGCCGAGTTCAGATCTCTTCATCCTCTCTTCTTCATGGTTTCTCGCGGCCAGTCCGATTGGTTCTGTTGCCGATTAAGATTTGGATGCTTGGACTTGTTGGGTCGAGTTGCATTAGGATGATTGGGCCTGATTGATTTCTATTTGACAGTCGGATTCTTCTTCGGATTCGAATCGCTGTTGTCCTTGATTAAGATTTGGATACTTTGATTTGCCTGGTTGAGTTGCAGTAGGACGAGTAAACATCTAACACGAGTAAACATTACGAGTAATCCTGTAATTCTCGTTTACTCCTTTGATAGTTGGCCCTGCTATACCCCATCTCCTTATCTCCgtggatcttcttcctcctcccacgagcgccgccactcatctcgctgccgagcgcccgagcccctagctcgccttcctcctcgctcgagcgcctccaccgcaggttgattgccccttcgattctctcgctcccgaccgtttctcctcccatcgcCCCACCAACCGATCCTGCCATTTTTTCACATGGGACGGAGCTCATTTAATTTTCAAAAAACCCTGCCAGCATggcggcccggcccggcacaCAGCTAAACGGGTCCGGGCCGTGCCTGGGCCTCGGCCTCACGGGCCCCAACGGAACAGGGCCTTTAGTCGGCCGTTGCCCCAGCTTCCTTCTGCGGTTCTGCCCCATGcccccatctcgctgccgagcgccctgGTCCCCTCGCttcgtcgctcgtcttcctcctcctcgcgcgagcgccgccgccctccctcCGCATCCCGCGATGCCTAGCGCCAagccccctagctcgtcttcctcctcgcgcgagcgcctcccctccaccgcaggttcgtctccccttcgattctctcgctcccgaccgtttctcctcccatcaccccacgaacggattctgccctttagatccccgtttcataatcttccccaattcgtaactgaggcaaaaatcaaggtagggcggctgccctaccttgccctactgggtcctccgcccgtgctTGGACTTGTTGGGTCGAGTTGCAGTAGGACGATTGGGCCTGATTGATTTCTATTTGACAATCGATTTTTCTTCGAATTCGAATCGCAGGAACCAGATCTACGATCGAGTAATAATCCAGGAAAGGAACGAGGATGCCGGAGCAACGTACGGCAACGGATCGGCAGCAGCACCTTTACCTCTTGTTTGATGACTGGGACTCTGGATTCTCCATCCGCAAGGTGGTGAGCTTGTCGCGCAGATCAGGCAAACAGCCCTTATCGTCTGGCTCAGACAAAGAAGGCGTTGAGCCCGTGCCTGAAGTTTTCATGCACATGCAAGCGACGCGTGGGTATCCCGACTTGTTCACGTCAGCATTTGGCACCAAGATCATGGTGATGGATACCGACATGGATGATGGCATCCCAATGATCGACGTCCAGGAACAGGCCTTAGTCTATGGACCTGACCCCTGCAACTATTATGTTTTTCCAATCTACTTCCCCGTCGGCGACAATAAGCTATTTGTTCTGGATGTGCGCACATTTGATTGCTACCTCCGGATGCCGGAAGACAGTGAAGAACCGTGGGGGTCGTATAACCTCGCTTGTCCGCCATTCGACAGGACCGATGTCTCCTCCTATGGCGTGCTACCCGATGGATGCATCCTCGTCAGTACTACCAAGAGCACCTTCATCTTTGACACCACCAAGGAAGAGCATTTGTGGAAACCATACGGTAATTGGGTGTTGCCCTTCACTGTCCGTGGACACTATGACACCTCGCTGGGGGGCTTCGTCGGTCTCTCCGAAGATGGGTACCTCTACTGCAGCACCATGGCTGCCAGCACCGGGACTGGCCTCGACACTGGCAAAACATTGCACCCTTCCCCTGATGTCAAGCGCACCAAGAATAAGTTGTACACTGAGGGGCAGCATGTAAGTGCCACCCTTGTGCACGCCAGGGGAGATTCTGCCTTGTGGAGTGTGTCTCCGCTGATAACGCAAGGACTGGTCAGGAGCTCAAGTCATGGTTTGATGAGTTCAGGGTGCCGCCGGGGGCTACTGCGTGGGATGTTGTGGGAGGCGGGCCCCAAGGCGGCCGCTGTATGTATCGTCTGAAGACCTTCTCTCTCATTTATGACACGAAAGGATTCTTTTTGAAGCTTACAGCCTGCAAGGTTCGTCGCTACAGCCTGCCTCATGAAGCAAGGATTGGTTCCGTCTGTATGGATCCAGTGGCATTTTGGCTGTGAAATGCTAAAGTCATGACAAGAGTTGCTATGTTTTCTCTCAGGTGTGACTTCTGCTTCTATGTTTTAGTTTGGTGTAATCTCAAACTGTGTTTTTCGTGGATCCGGTGCTAGCTGATGTGTGTTGCTAGCTTTTCTATGTGGTCACTCAGTTGTTACTGCGttgctctttttttaattcagtGTGTAATCTCTATTGTGAATGAACATTATGTTTAAACTCAGGTATTATTGGTGTGTTGCTTTCCTATGTTTTAAAATGTGTAATCTCAACTATGATGCTGGGAATCCCTTGCTATGTTTTCACTGTGCAGTTCACTTTGCAATAACAATGAGGAATGCATGCATCAGTGCTGACATTTTTTTAGTGCGTATGCTTAAGAAGTTATACAGAAAGCTTAGTGTGTGGGGAGGTGCTTCATCCTACATAGAAATGCCTCACAACTACAGAATTTTGTTTCTAAGATAAAAAGCTTGTACCGATCCTCCTAAAAAGCTTATCTTtacagagttttttttttctttgggaTCATTCTGTACTTATCCTTTGCTACGTAAGATAAGATATTTCACAAGTTTGAAGACTCAAAAACTACAGAATTGATGggatttttgaattttctcTGTATAATTGAAAAACATATTTGGCTTGTCTCTGAAAGATAAGATGCACACAGCCGAATGAAGTTTGGAAGTCTAGGCGTTTTAAAATGCATAATGCTGCCAGCTTACACATGGTCACAAAGTAGTAGGTAGGTGAATCTCAGGATTGGCAGCTCCGACGACAGAGATGCTATACACATCGTCCTGACAATTGTGACGATGTCTATAGCAGACATAAACACAAAGTGTCATTTCACCTTTCCTATAGTCCTTCAGTAGGAGGCCACCTTTCTTGCTACATATCAGGTTTGGTTTGGACCGTGAATTTGGAAGGGAAAAATAGTAGAGCTAGGTGCTCTATGAAGCAACTAGTATTAACGGTGCACCCGTCGAGAGCTAGCAAGCTCGATGCTACCGATGCTATCATAGTATCATTTCGCACTAAAATGGAATTAAATTGACATTTTCTACTGGTCTATATGATGATGAACCAATGGAATATAAAATTTGTGCGAAATGATCATCCGAGATTCGCGAAGAATTTGCCAGCTGCTATACATATCTTGTATTATGGATACGATGATAGCAAGATCACTAGATGTTGATGGAGATGGAATGCATCCGTACCTTACAACACACTCAACCAGGTGCCATTTGCTCACAAGCCATCCACAGAATGAATGGCAGCATCTCCCTCGTCACCGCGCGTCTCCAGGCGACCGGCCGAAAGGcaaggccgtcgccgtcctctTCGATCCTCAAGCCAAGGCCAGGCAACCTGTGTGCTTCACTCAAAAGCATTGCAGAAACTGAAGCACAAGCTGTTTGCACAAGAAGCAGCACCATGCATATCGCACTGCTGAGGCCACAAGATTATGCGTGTGTCCATCAGTGTGGTGATCCACATGCGACGACATTCCAAACACAGAAAATCTGTTTCGTTGAGAATCAAGGAACTAGCTACCTCAGTTCTGTAAAATCATCAAGTGCAAAAGGCAGATGGAGACTGGCTACTAGGTGTCAGTGTCTCGTTCATATAGACTGGAGGGCAACCAGAGCCAACTACATGAGTTTCTTTGGGTGCCAAGGGACGCATTGTTTAGAAGCGATGCAAACCCAGCCGAAACCGTAGCAGAGGAGCCAAGTCACTTGCAACTCAAACCTTCACGCTCTTCCCTCCAAAAGGCCATTGGATATATAAATATGTGCTACATCATCACCACCACAGCTCAGTAACCACGCCTCACTACAGCAGCGGCTGCGTAGCACAGTTGCGCCCAGCTCCCAGCTCTCCTCTGATCCAGCAGCGATGGAGTTCAGCCCTAACCCTCCAGGACTGGGCTTCCCCTACTTCCCTCCAAACCCTTACCTTCCAAGGCCACCGCCACAGCCACAAGCCCCACCGCCTCCACAGCGCCGCCAATACGtgccccaccgccgccacagcGCGCTCCACCACCGCCTCAGCCTTCGCCGTCACGGTGTgctccgccaccgcccaccctaccaccaccacctcctcgtcGCGCTCCCCCCCCACCGGCtctgccaccaccaccaccccgcCGCCTACAATGCCCCCACCGCCACCATGCcacgctcctccgcctcccacTCAACCcccaccgccaccgcgccatgccccgccgccaccatcacCGCCTATCCgcccaccgccaccaccaaccCCTCGCCCTCAAGCGCCATCGCCACCTCGCCCGCTcgtgccgcctccgccgcataTCCTCCCTCCGCCGACGCCCGTGCCGCCTCCGCCTAGCCCTCCGCACCACATTGTCGTCATCGTGGTGTTCGTCTCACTGGGCGGCCTGCTGGTGCTGGCATGCCTCACTGCGCTCCTCTGCTGGcacaagaagaggaggaggaagacagaGACCAAGGCTGAGGTGCTCAACTTCAGCGACCATGTCCATGTCCACAAGGATACCATGCCAGGTCCTGGGGGTGCCAACGTCGTCAGGCTGACAGTAGACGAGGACGTCAAGTTCCAAGAGGCAGTCAAGAAGCAGGATGCCATTGGCGAGTCCTCGAGCACCGCAGCAACTGGGAAGACGGCGCATCACCACCTCCCTTGGACCTGGCACAAGAAACATGAgagcagagaagagaagaagacaGAGCTCATCAATGTCACAAAGCACAAGCATATCGACGAGAAGATCATACCTGGGCCGCACGGTGAAAAGATTGAGGTCCTTTCAGAAGATGAAGATATCAGATTTGAAGAGGCCGGAGAGAACGAAGAAGAGTTCGAAAAATCCAAGGCACGCATAGCCAAGTCctaagatgatgatgatgccatATCCACATATATTGTATGCCTACACCGAAGGCCCTTCAACCTGGGGCAATTACCATACCCATACACACATACACATACCCTTGCATGCATTTGAGTATTTTGATAAGATTCTATGTTCTTTCATGTGAATGAAATAAGGGCGTCAGAGACCCCATCTGATTGGATTCAAAGTGTAATTATATGACAACATTTGTATATGAACAGTTTGTGAGAAACAATTTCCTCAGAAATTTCAATGAACCCCACTGTGTAAGATGACGGTTAGTGGCTGCATGTTGCATCATAACAAAGTGTGCTCATACACATAGCCTTTCTGTTGACATTCTCCCAAATTGTGTCAAAAGCAGGAAGAGAATCTATGGGACTAGGGCACAATGTGAACAAGGCAGCACAAAGACTTTACAAGGTAGCCTAAACATAATATCCGGTACTTGTCATCACTACATAATACATCATAATCCTAACTGCTTCTACTACTTAGTTGATTGCGATAGGAGTAATTCGCCTCTTAGCAGGCTTACTTGATGCGCTGTTCTTTGTCGGTACTGGTGGCGGTGTCACTTCAGCCGCCACAGGAATGGTTGCCTCCTTGACTTTGTTATCATCGACATCTACTTCCATACTGTCTACTGTTACCGGCTTCTTGTTTTCACAGGTCACATTTCCTTCAGCAAGCTCCCCTGTTCCTGAATTTTCAAGAGTTGATTCTTGTTAGTGCCTTCAAGAAGATACATGGGAGTAAAAACGGCAAATAATATGGTCCAACATGGGTATGCATAGATACACGATAAGAATGATTTCTTGCACATGATTGGAGCAAGGGCATCAAAGAACCATTTGATTGGAAGGACCGTGTTACCGTATTGTAGATCAAACTTTACGTGAGCAATTTGTGTGAAAAACAAGATTTCTGTCAATGAGGCTCTTTAGTAGCTGCCATGTTACTTATAACATTTTCTTAATGAACACAGACAAGACAAAGACGGTGCTCATTTCATTGATGGTCATTAACACAGCATATCTGTCCATATTAAGGCCCCCATGTGTGATGAGTAGAATCCCAATCTTAAGGTGTAGATCAGAAGGAGAATATAGGCAGACTGGATTTCTTTAAAGACCTATAAAAGTATGATGCAATACTTGCAATAACAATATAAGATCTAACTGCTTTACCTACTTAACTGCAAATGCAGTAATTCATTTCTTATATTAGACTTACTTGTGATGTTCTCGGTTGGCAGCAGTGGTGCTCTAACTCCTACAGCCACAGGGCTGGCTTCCATCTTAAGCTTGCTGGCACTAATATCAACATTCATGCTATCTGCAGATACAGGCTTCTTGGTCTCAGGTGTCAAAGGCTTCTTGGTCTCAGGTGTCAAAGTCCCTTTA carries:
- the LOC104584816 gene encoding uncharacterized protein LOC104584816, translating into MPEQRTATDRQQHLYLLFDDWDSGFSIRKVVSLSRRSGKQPLSSGSDKEGVEPVPEVFMHMQATRGYPDLFTSAFGTKIMVMDTDMDDGIPMIDVQEQALVYGPDPCNYYVFPIYFPVGDNKLFVLDVRTFDCYLRMPEDSEEPWGSYNLACPPFDRTDVSSYGVLPDGCILVSTTKSTFIFDTTKEEHLWKPYGNWVLPFTVRGHYDTSLGGFVGLSEDGYLYCSTMAASTGTGLDTGKTLHPSPDVKRTKNKLYTEGQHVSATLVHARGDSALWSVSPLITQGLVRSSSHGLMSSGCRRGLLRGMLWEAGPKAAAVCIV
- the LOC112268582 gene encoding chromatin assembly factor 1 subunit FAS2 homolog, which gives rise to MADTPLRDTIPLEEVQLQNGLFKLPYRVVFAVATLNSLYVYDTESVPPILVHAGLHYAAITDIAWSSDAKYLAVSSRDGYCTIIEFENEELGELHILPGSKEVAKGTLTPETKKPLTPETKKPVSADSMNVDISASKLKMEASPVAVGVRAPLLPTENITRTGELAEGNVTCENKKPVTVDSMEVDVDDNKVKEATIPVAAEVTPPPVPTKNSASSKPAKRRITPIAIN